The Mangrovivirga cuniculi genomic sequence AGTTCAGAAATATGAACCAGCCCATCCTGATGAACACCTACATCAACAAAGGCTCCGAATTTGGTAACATTTGTAACGATACCCGGAAGCACCATGCCAGGCTTAAGGTCTTCTACCTTATTCACTCCTTCATCAAAACTAAAGATCTCGAATTCAGCCCGAGGATCTCTTCCCGGCTTATCAAGTTCTTTCATTATATCATTTAAGGTTGGCAGACCTACTTCTTCGGTAACATATTTTTAAGATCGATCTTAGCTCTAAGCGACTTATCTTTAATTAAGTCTTCAACAGAAGCTCCAAGATCTTCAGCCATTTTCTCTACGATCGGATAACTTTCCGGGTGTACAGAACTTGAGTCGAGAGGATGCTTACTATTTCTGACTCTTAAGAAACCTGCCGCTTGTTCAAATGCTTTATCGCCCATCAGCTTGACCTTCTTAAGGTCTTCGCGTCCATTAAAAGCCCCATTTTCGTTTCTGTATTCAACTATATTCTTCGCAAGTGTAGGACCTAATCCTGAAACATAGGTAAGCAATTGCTTAGAAGC encodes the following:
- a CDS encoding S1 RNA-binding domain-containing protein, producing MKELDKPGRDPRAEFEIFSFDEGVNKVEDLKPGMVLPGIVTNVTKFGAFVDVGVHQDGLVHISELSNEFVSDPAEVVKVSQKVEVRVVEVDFNRNRISLSMKDENTKPVRRKVQRKRKNPRVIWLLN